One genomic region from Pigmentibacter ruber encodes:
- a CDS encoding FecR family protein — protein MLINVDNPVLNNIYIKIIRVILLFLAFATLINPKFSYSQSQSAPAGIGKIANIIGKIDIIRSGKNMPGEKDSILYETDEIQTYDKTAVKLLFNDGSNIMAFQNAHLKLIEYKIKQKAEAVNDVKSAIDVVKGKVRFFVKPQESENETGKVDAKFKTSNSVMGIRGTSGFIDASIPGNTQVIVTTGTVQVTSLADPSKSVVVAANLYTEIVGNKAPTLPKAIPPAILNKLNSDAKALDPNFRLDDKRNNNTPPGKESGSTNTPGNKLGNDKSANVSPEINSGVTEQRKIIFNPDGSNSVVSTNSALNDLLVSQGNNSLRPRSYADYDPIKNSLQQISDITSQLNRQISQIIQTNTSYIINKNITINVNSPSSP, from the coding sequence ATGCTCATAAATGTAGATAATCCAGTGCTTAACAATATTTACATCAAGATCATTAGGGTTATATTACTGTTCCTAGCTTTTGCAACACTTATAAATCCAAAATTTTCATACTCCCAATCCCAAAGTGCTCCTGCTGGAATAGGAAAAATTGCAAATATTATAGGAAAAATTGATATCATCAGAAGTGGCAAGAACATGCCAGGCGAAAAAGATTCCATTTTGTATGAAACAGATGAAATTCAAACCTATGACAAAACTGCGGTAAAACTTCTGTTTAATGATGGAAGTAATATCATGGCTTTCCAAAATGCACATTTAAAATTAATTGAGTATAAAATAAAGCAGAAGGCGGAAGCTGTTAATGATGTTAAATCCGCAATAGATGTTGTAAAAGGAAAAGTTCGTTTTTTTGTAAAACCTCAAGAAAGTGAGAATGAAACTGGCAAAGTAGATGCAAAATTTAAAACATCTAATTCAGTCATGGGAATAAGAGGAACAAGTGGTTTTATAGACGCATCTATTCCAGGAAATACTCAGGTAATTGTTACAACTGGGACTGTTCAAGTGACAAGTTTGGCAGATCCTAGTAAATCTGTAGTGGTTGCGGCTAATTTGTATACAGAAATTGTCGGCAATAAAGCACCAACACTTCCAAAAGCAATACCACCTGCTATTTTAAACAAATTGAACTCAGATGCTAAGGCTCTAGATCCAAATTTTAGACTAGATGATAAAAGAAACAATAATACTCCTCCAGGCAAAGAATCTGGTTCTACAAACACCCCGGGTAACAAGTTAGGGAACGATAAAAGTGCTAATGTGTCTCCAGAAATTAATAGTGGAGTAACTGAACAAAGAAAAATAATTTTTAATCCTGATGGATCAAATTCAGTTGTAAGTACGAATAGTGCATTAAATGATTTATTAGTTTCACAAGGAAATAACTCTTTACGCCCAAGAAGCTACGCTGATTATGATCCAATTAAAAATTCTTTGCAACAAATATCTGATATAACATCTCAGCTAAATCGCCAAATAAGTCAAATCATACAGACAAATACAAGTTACATAATCAATAAAAATATTACTATCAATGTTAATAGCCCAAGTTCACCATAA
- a CDS encoding ribonuclease P protein component, translated as MQNQTNFLIEKIENFSLFFEKARKIKTNSFLFYFQINNSPTQCSVLKYAIISSKKGVHKRAVKRNKARRRIRHALFSVLKTFDLPSEVALDIVFMANRSVLSVNWEQLLEEISLILKKSLREKDKGFERE; from the coding sequence ATGCAAAATCAAACAAATTTTCTTATTGAGAAAATAGAAAATTTTTCGCTTTTCTTTGAAAAAGCCAGAAAAATCAAAACAAATTCTTTCCTGTTCTATTTTCAAATCAATAATTCACCTACGCAGTGTAGTGTCTTGAAATATGCAATTATTTCATCTAAAAAGGGTGTGCATAAAAGGGCTGTAAAACGGAACAAAGCAAGAAGAAGAATTCGGCATGCATTGTTCTCTGTATTAAAAACTTTTGATTTACCTTCTGAAGTTGCCCTAGATATTGTATTTATGGCAAACAGAAGTGTTCTATCAGTAAATTGGGAGCAGTTGTTAGAAGAAATTTCATTGATACTAAAAAAATCGCTAAGAGAGAAAGATAAAGGTTTTGAAAGGGAATAG
- the yidD gene encoding membrane protein insertion efficiency factor YidD has translation MKGNRILRLLNEYTTLLFVLLIKFYKKCISPALGSNCRFYPSCSQYSIEVFQKYGAVKGLGKTTIRVCKCHPFHKGGVDLP, from the coding sequence TTGAAAGGGAATAGAATTTTAAGATTATTGAATGAATATACAACTTTACTTTTTGTGCTGTTGATCAAGTTTTATAAGAAGTGTATTTCTCCAGCACTTGGGTCGAATTGCCGGTTTTATCCAAGCTGTTCGCAATACAGTATTGAGGTATTTCAGAAGTACGGTGCTGTTAAAGGCCTAGGCAAAACAACTATTCGAGTATGTAAGTGTCATCCTTTTCATAAAGGCGGAGTAGATTTGCCTTAA
- the yidC gene encoding membrane protein insertase YidC: MKKESIGFMLGLFLLIGGYIAINQYYIQKQQQEIDAHQKNLQAVQAKNSESTNTTQTTINPTAPVENPKAIDENVAPLTIANPSDLIIKKSYATFEFTSIGGCLGSNILTGEKLAYNDPTPVSVIENYNICKAFGFRVGSFDLRKEPAGISKNSQGDLQIVQRVNGLEITRVFKFADVNYSGEMQVIVKNIAQNAQSTSVDFEIGATSDNKNNGGFLSSVMPQYHATAVRLPDGTVKREMTPFEESAGQKLLLSESGSFFSWLTADSLYWMNAVIPQNQSPIAFEVVRTGFNLSKAVGLPYDQTVYEAWVKQPVNLAPGQSIALNYKLYIGPKKETILKDFDQYHLSETIDYGFFKIIARPMYHIIFFIHGLVNNWGVAIILLTILINIVFLPLQVKGYLSAQKMQKIQPQMKALQEKYKEDKQALQRETMALMSKSGVNPLSGCLPLLPQIPVFFALDSCLRHTFDLRQSPFFFWIKDLTQHDPYFILPILMAILMLGYQKMIPLPSMDPTQAKMMKILPLVFSVFMVFYPSGLALYVITNTIISMVRQAFLTRRYKNVLEK, encoded by the coding sequence GTGAAAAAAGAATCAATTGGTTTTATGTTAGGTTTATTTTTGTTAATTGGTGGATATATTGCAATTAACCAGTATTATATCCAAAAACAACAACAAGAAATCGATGCACATCAGAAAAATTTACAGGCAGTCCAAGCAAAAAATTCTGAGTCAACTAACACAACTCAGACAACTATAAATCCTACTGCACCAGTTGAAAATCCAAAAGCAATTGATGAAAATGTAGCACCTTTAACTATAGCAAATCCTAGTGATCTCATCATTAAAAAATCTTATGCCACATTTGAATTTACCTCAATAGGTGGTTGCTTAGGAAGTAATATTTTAACTGGTGAAAAATTAGCTTACAATGACCCTACACCTGTTTCTGTAATAGAAAATTACAATATCTGTAAAGCTTTTGGCTTTCGGGTGGGTTCCTTTGATTTAAGAAAAGAACCTGCAGGAATTTCAAAAAATTCTCAAGGAGATTTGCAAATTGTTCAAAGGGTAAACGGTTTGGAAATCACTCGTGTTTTTAAATTTGCTGATGTTAATTATTCTGGTGAAATGCAAGTAATTGTGAAAAACATAGCGCAAAACGCCCAAAGTACTAGCGTTGATTTTGAAATTGGAGCGACATCGGACAATAAAAATAATGGAGGCTTTTTGTCTTCAGTTATGCCTCAGTATCATGCAACTGCTGTCCGTTTACCAGATGGAACAGTAAAAAGAGAGATGACTCCTTTTGAAGAATCAGCAGGTCAAAAGCTTTTACTGAGCGAGTCTGGCAGCTTTTTCTCATGGCTAACAGCTGATTCATTATACTGGATGAATGCAGTTATTCCGCAAAATCAATCGCCTATAGCCTTTGAAGTCGTTAGAACAGGATTTAATCTAAGTAAAGCAGTAGGTCTTCCCTATGACCAAACTGTTTATGAAGCGTGGGTAAAACAACCTGTTAATTTAGCACCTGGTCAATCAATTGCTCTAAATTACAAACTTTATATTGGTCCTAAAAAAGAAACAATTTTAAAAGACTTTGATCAATATCATTTAAGTGAAACCATTGATTATGGCTTTTTCAAAATAATTGCTCGCCCAATGTACCATATCATATTTTTTATTCATGGATTGGTGAATAATTGGGGTGTGGCAATCATTCTATTGACTATATTAATAAATATAGTTTTTTTACCGCTGCAAGTTAAAGGCTATTTGTCTGCACAAAAAATGCAGAAAATTCAGCCACAGATGAAGGCTTTGCAAGAAAAATATAAAGAAGATAAACAAGCGCTTCAAAGAGAAACTATGGCATTAATGTCTAAAAGTGGTGTCAATCCATTAAGCGGATGTCTACCTTTGTTACCTCAAATACCTGTATTTTTTGCCTTAGACTCATGTCTGAGACACACATTTGATTTACGTCAATCACCTTTCTTCTTTTGGATTAAGGATCTTACTCAACACGATCCCTATTTCATTTTGCCAATCTTAATGGCTATTTTAATGCTTGGTTATCAGAAAATGATTCCGTTGCCATCTATGGATCCAACTCAAGCTAAAATGATGAAAATATTACCATTGGTATTTTCCGTTTTTATGGTTTTTTATCCTTCAGGGTTGGCACTTTATGTAATTACAAATACTATCATTTCTATGGTTAGGCAGGCGTTCCTGACACGTCGCTATAAGAACGTTCTTGAAAAATAA
- a CDS encoding Jag family protein gives MDKRQFTGKTLDDALSEAARAFSTDKDLLCYNVIQQPTSGILSRLFSRTVKIEAWVETVKQDLQAAAREVVRQTLGKSGTTKNNLSPVGKPKKETTHISNEIKSFERKPERQISHTTNQHDYPPRTFLTMESEGVQELFENYNQLFFSAFGVSNEQVEIIIQENEAVVKVLDTEIEKYLSKSDKLSLAFEHVFKRIAQKKLGDISSRISVEAGDSSEKREERLVGMAKSLAEKVKKTGKSVILSSKSSQERRIIHLALDGMVGIATRSVGTGDKRRLVIYSTEKKPRNNTNNPPKNQEKNFQNPNNQSRFKKKIPKKRNPNYTHQNKQSSERVGAVSSIENGKDDQEDLPLTHQKHL, from the coding sequence ATGGACAAAAGGCAATTTACTGGAAAAACTCTTGACGATGCTTTAAGTGAAGCGGCAAGAGCATTTTCTACTGATAAAGATTTGCTTTGTTATAATGTAATCCAACAACCTACTAGCGGTATTCTATCTCGATTATTTTCTCGTACAGTGAAAATTGAAGCTTGGGTTGAAACTGTAAAACAAGATTTACAAGCTGCAGCACGTGAGGTTGTAAGGCAAACATTAGGAAAAAGCGGTACAACAAAAAATAATTTGTCACCGGTAGGGAAACCTAAAAAAGAAACAACACATATCTCAAATGAGATTAAATCTTTTGAAAGAAAACCAGAAAGACAAATTAGTCATACCACAAATCAACACGATTATCCTCCAAGAACTTTCTTGACGATGGAAAGTGAAGGAGTACAAGAGTTATTTGAAAATTATAATCAACTTTTTTTCTCTGCATTTGGTGTATCAAATGAGCAAGTAGAAATTATTATTCAAGAAAATGAAGCTGTTGTAAAAGTATTAGATACAGAAATAGAAAAATATCTTAGCAAAAGTGATAAATTATCATTGGCATTTGAACATGTCTTTAAAAGAATTGCGCAAAAAAAATTAGGTGATATTTCTTCCCGTATTTCAGTTGAAGCTGGAGATTCTTCTGAGAAAAGAGAAGAAAGACTGGTTGGAATGGCAAAATCTCTCGCTGAAAAAGTAAAAAAGACAGGAAAAAGTGTTATTTTATCTTCAAAAAGTAGTCAAGAACGTAGAATCATTCATCTTGCATTAGATGGAATGGTAGGTATAGCAACCCGCAGTGTTGGAACTGGTGATAAAAGAAGATTGGTTATTTATTCAACTGAAAAAAAACCAAGAAATAACACAAATAATCCACCAAAAAATCAAGAGAAAAATTTCCAAAACCCAAATAATCAATCTCGTTTTAAAAAGAAAATACCTAAAAAAAGAAACCCAAATTATACGCACCAAAATAAACAAAGTTCTGAAAGGGTTGGAGCTGTTTCTTCAATAGAAAATGGTAAGGATGATCAAGAAGATCTTCCACTAACGCACCAGAAACATTTGTAA
- the mnmE gene encoding tRNA uridine-5-carboxymethylaminomethyl(34) synthesis GTPase MnmE, whose protein sequence is MTSSNDPIFALSSANARSAIHIHRISGINLLPYFQGYLFKIKSNEVLNVSMIQEQISSKPYLQYLYIKDAEGNILDDVLFTFFKAPKSYTGEDIIEISSHGNPLISSLLQRLFRHLGLRDALPGEFTQRAYLNGKIDLVQAEGINQLIHAETMGGIQLARDSVAGELSKETEEVKNVLIEIMAYLEAHIDFAPDEVGDYQPESLMPLMKQALAKLQNLLNSYSSGLRAREGVKIALVGKPNAGKSSLYNALLKFERAIVTHIPGTTRDILEDRLIIRNKDFVLIDTAGIRETEDTVEKIGVERSIKTLSKADVICLIISLENVYIKNIKKFLEETLVQFLLHSDFSPEQIILPVFSKMDLMPKEIFENILNFYSEVINDKKFLHLENILSKKCIFCSHNDTESLSSQLVKLHDQLTGLLGHKNNPTLISERQRNKIEIAVKNLKEGIDLIYKKDYPEKISSVINQGRQSLQEVVGEIQLDQVLEKIFSTFCIGK, encoded by the coding sequence TTGACCTCAAGTAATGATCCTATTTTTGCTCTTTCTTCAGCTAATGCAAGAAGCGCTATTCATATTCATAGAATATCTGGAATAAATTTACTGCCCTATTTCCAAGGCTATTTGTTCAAAATTAAGTCTAATGAAGTGTTAAATGTTTCAATGATACAAGAACAAATTTCATCTAAACCTTATCTTCAATATCTTTATATTAAAGATGCTGAAGGTAACATTCTTGACGACGTTTTATTTACATTTTTTAAAGCACCTAAAAGCTATACTGGTGAAGATATTATTGAGATTAGTTCGCATGGTAACCCTTTAATCAGTAGTTTATTACAAAGGTTATTTAGACATCTTGGGTTGCGTGATGCTTTACCAGGAGAATTTACTCAACGCGCTTATTTAAATGGCAAAATAGATTTGGTGCAAGCAGAAGGAATAAATCAATTAATACATGCTGAAACCATGGGCGGAATACAATTAGCTAGAGATTCTGTCGCAGGAGAATTATCTAAAGAAACAGAAGAAGTAAAAAATGTCTTAATTGAAATTATGGCTTATTTAGAAGCGCATATAGATTTTGCCCCAGATGAAGTTGGTGATTATCAACCAGAGTCCTTAATGCCTTTAATGAAACAAGCATTAGCAAAATTGCAAAACTTATTAAATTCATATTCTTCAGGATTAAGGGCTCGTGAGGGAGTAAAAATAGCATTGGTTGGTAAACCAAATGCTGGAAAATCTAGCTTATATAATGCATTATTAAAGTTTGAAAGAGCAATTGTAACACATATTCCTGGAACAACTAGAGATATTTTAGAAGATAGATTAATTATCCGAAACAAAGATTTTGTTTTGATTGATACTGCTGGTATTAGAGAAACAGAAGATACTGTTGAAAAAATTGGAGTGGAAAGAAGTATTAAAACTCTAAGTAAAGCAGATGTAATCTGTCTTATTATTAGTTTGGAGAATGTTTATATTAAAAATATAAAAAAATTTCTTGAGGAAACATTAGTTCAGTTCCTTTTACATTCAGACTTTTCTCCTGAGCAAATTATTCTTCCTGTGTTTAGTAAAATGGATTTGATGCCAAAAGAAATTTTTGAAAATATACTTAACTTTTATAGTGAAGTTATCAACGATAAAAAATTTCTTCATTTAGAGAATATTCTAAGTAAAAAATGTATATTTTGCTCGCATAATGATACTGAAAGTCTATCTTCTCAATTAGTAAAATTACATGATCAATTAACTGGTTTGTTAGGACATAAGAATAATCCTACATTAATTTCTGAAAGACAAAGAAATAAAATTGAAATTGCTGTCAAAAATTTAAAGGAAGGCATAGATTTAATCTATAAAAAAGATTATCCTGAGAAAATATCTTCTGTGATTAATCAAGGAAGACAGTCATTACAGGAAGTTGTTGGCGAAATTCAATTAGATCAGGTTTTAGAAAAAATATTTTCTACTTTTTGTATTGGAAAATAG
- a CDS encoding type 2 periplasmic-binding domain-containing protein, translating into MFTYITRKINIISLTKNVVFFKYILFFSVFFLFVQHNSSAIELKICANDIRLEDPSAPNTNVSIDILKQAVSNMKKKLDVNLKIDYMPWSRCLFLLEKGEMDAALIASFKEERAKYLDYPPDAGGKEGRPCASLYKIACSGYVVVTLKSNPFEYKGDVKLLPRPVRVARGYSIVSDLEDIFKNDLEVSKSDMINLQKLLRDKQGSVITHFAYILDLKKFQKLSEQLKIHKKFYVQKSYYIPFAKKSAFPKQYRLSLWNEIRNVYNNKELISNLISKYYSNQ; encoded by the coding sequence ATGTTTACTTACATCACTAGAAAAATCAATATCATTAGTCTAACAAAGAATGTTGTTTTTTTTAAATATATACTTTTCTTTTCTGTTTTTTTTCTTTTTGTTCAACATAATTCTTCTGCTATTGAATTAAAAATCTGCGCAAATGATATAAGACTTGAAGATCCTAGTGCACCTAATACAAATGTAAGTATAGATATTTTGAAACAAGCTGTTAGTAATATGAAAAAAAAATTAGATGTAAATCTAAAAATTGACTATATGCCTTGGAGTAGATGCTTATTTTTACTTGAAAAGGGCGAAATGGATGCCGCATTGATTGCATCATTTAAGGAAGAACGAGCAAAGTATCTAGACTATCCACCAGATGCAGGTGGAAAAGAAGGACGGCCTTGCGCATCTCTATATAAAATTGCATGCTCCGGATATGTTGTTGTGACCCTTAAATCAAATCCGTTTGAATATAAAGGAGATGTCAAGTTACTTCCTAGGCCAGTGCGAGTGGCAAGAGGTTATTCTATTGTTTCAGATCTTGAAGATATTTTTAAAAACGATTTAGAAGTTAGTAAAAGTGATATGATAAATTTACAAAAACTTCTTAGAGATAAACAAGGGAGTGTCATTACTCATTTTGCTTATATTCTTGATCTAAAAAAATTTCAAAAGCTATCTGAACAACTAAAAATACATAAGAAATTTTATGTTCAAAAATCATATTATATTCCATTTGCAAAAAAATCAGCTTTTCCTAAGCAGTATCGTTTGAGTTTATGGAATGAAATTAGAAATGTGTATAATAATAAAGAATTAATTTCAAATCTGATCTCAAAATACTACAGTAATCAATAA
- a CDS encoding NAD(P)-dependent alcohol dehydrogenase, which yields MNLVDAYAAMKPKEPLRHFQFELRDLTATDVQIEVFYCGICHSDIHQVRDEWSPGIFPMVPGHEITGKVTKVGSAVNKFKVGDTVGVGCMINSCKDCSSCSENLEQYCEKGATLTYNDKFRDTGLPIYGGYAKHVVVNEDFVLRIPSNLPLDKAAPLLCAGITTYSPLSNWKVTKGNRVGVIGMGGLGHMAVKIAVAMGADVFVISHSENKKEDAKKFGAKGYINSTISEQMQKEMNTFDFIVNTVSANLDLTNFLFLLKRDGTMVQVGAPDKPNTLNMFSMIIKRRRLAGSLIGGIKETQEMLDFCGKHNITAEVEVISAEKINEAYERVVKSDVKYRFVIDLKSF from the coding sequence ATGAATCTAGTTGATGCTTATGCTGCAATGAAGCCAAAAGAACCTTTGCGCCATTTTCAATTTGAGTTACGGGATTTAACAGCAACTGATGTGCAAATTGAAGTGTTTTATTGTGGGATTTGTCACTCGGATATTCATCAAGTGCGTGATGAATGGAGCCCAGGTATTTTTCCTATGGTTCCAGGTCATGAAATAACTGGTAAAGTAACTAAAGTTGGTTCAGCTGTAAATAAATTTAAAGTCGGTGATACTGTCGGCGTTGGTTGTATGATAAATTCTTGTAAGGACTGTTCTTCTTGCTCGGAAAATTTAGAGCAATATTGTGAAAAAGGAGCTACATTAACTTACAATGATAAATTTAGAGATACTGGTTTACCTATTTATGGTGGCTATGCAAAGCATGTTGTAGTTAATGAAGATTTTGTGTTAAGAATTCCAAGTAACCTCCCACTTGATAAAGCAGCTCCTCTTTTATGCGCAGGAATAACAACATATTCTCCCTTAAGTAATTGGAAAGTAACAAAGGGAAATAGAGTTGGAGTGATTGGAATGGGAGGACTTGGTCACATGGCTGTTAAAATTGCAGTCGCAATGGGAGCAGATGTCTTTGTTATTAGCCATTCTGAAAATAAAAAAGAAGATGCAAAAAAATTTGGAGCGAAAGGTTATATAAATTCGACAATTTCTGAACAAATGCAAAAAGAAATGAATACATTTGATTTTATAGTCAATACTGTCTCAGCAAATCTTGATTTAACGAATTTTCTATTTTTATTGAAAAGAGATGGGACTATGGTTCAAGTTGGTGCTCCGGATAAACCTAATACTTTAAATATGTTTTCTATGATTATTAAAAGAAGACGACTTGCTGGATCTTTAATTGGAGGAATTAAAGAAACTCAAGAAATGTTAGATTTTTGTGGAAAACATAATATTACAGCAGAAGTTGAAGTGATATCAGCAGAAAAAATTAATGAAGCCTATGAAAGAGTTGTTAAGAGTGATGTTAAATATCGCTTTGTCATTGATTTAAAATCTTTCTAA
- a CDS encoding site-specific DNA-methyltransferase: MEENLIPNIPPCIKKKELENNYKDILKELYPNIFTKENEINYAYLLQVIINEKNNYQLNWSEKENCLNSLKLNIDKVIIPKFDYGINDNNAKHFLIEGDNLEVLKILQTSYSNKIRVIYIDPPYNTGQIFIYNDNFQVKKKKISKKINYKFEKNNKINNYHDNWLSMIYPRLILAKNLLTTDGVIFVSIDDNEIHNLRILLDEIFGAGNFCGTIKRRAARKNTFLSKCMSDLFDYIVIYSKNPKLPFLGNQTNTEVTRPVFNEGNKISIREIQKGTIAKCADGIYKAGIYKTRSIHFELLNDMIIKKGVLDKAIKVKGPWRINQNILNSSIFITKNNGFRRRVLQAELLKKSVMNDFLDNSECYNEKGSEELKFLFNNQKGIFNNPKPTGLIEYLLKSVQLKENDYILDFFAGSGSTLHSVLKMNATGNYKLNSISIQNSEKNAQLKSKFNFNSIFELAVERNKRAIEKILKENSKIKNIDNLGFKCFKLVEQKLFKLFNYKEIINKKGNFQVNKIFDHKRLIWDIVFLEKLSLEFKVSMDSAYINNDIFLVIDEYTNKVLLIFYGEKIIENSQKIIKNIYEKYSSWNKVVIFPVHSVNLQQSLIEKIVYLYNVKFYED, translated from the coding sequence ATGGAAGAAAATTTAATACCAAATATACCACCTTGCATAAAAAAAAAAGAATTAGAAAACAATTATAAAGATATTTTAAAAGAATTATATCCCAATATATTTACTAAAGAAAATGAAATTAATTATGCCTATCTGCTACAGGTTATAATAAATGAAAAAAATAATTATCAATTAAATTGGAGTGAAAAAGAAAATTGTTTGAATTCTTTAAAATTAAATATAGATAAAGTAATAATTCCAAAATTTGACTATGGCATTAATGATAATAACGCGAAACATTTTCTTATCGAAGGGGATAATTTAGAAGTTCTAAAAATACTCCAAACATCATATTCCAATAAAATTAGAGTTATTTACATAGATCCTCCTTATAATACAGGCCAGATATTTATATATAATGATAATTTTCAAGTTAAAAAGAAAAAAATATCAAAAAAAATAAATTATAAGTTTGAGAAAAATAATAAAATAAATAATTACCATGATAATTGGTTAAGTATGATATATCCTAGGTTGATACTAGCAAAAAATTTACTAACCACAGATGGTGTTATTTTTGTTTCAATTGATGACAACGAAATTCATAATTTAAGAATTTTACTTGATGAAATTTTTGGTGCTGGAAATTTTTGTGGGACAATTAAAAGAAGAGCTGCTAGAAAAAATACTTTTCTTTCAAAATGTATGTCAGATTTATTTGACTATATTGTAATTTATTCTAAAAATCCTAAACTTCCATTTTTGGGTAATCAAACAAATACTGAAGTAACTAGACCTGTTTTTAATGAAGGAAATAAAATTTCAATTCGAGAAATACAAAAAGGTACTATTGCCAAATGTGCAGATGGAATTTATAAGGCTGGGATATATAAAACTCGAAGTATTCATTTTGAATTGTTGAATGATATGATAATTAAAAAAGGCGTTTTAGATAAAGCAATCAAAGTAAAAGGACCTTGGAGAATAAATCAAAACATTTTAAATTCGTCCATTTTTATTACTAAAAATAATGGATTTAGAAGACGTGTGCTCCAAGCCGAATTATTGAAGAAATCTGTTATGAATGATTTTTTGGACAACTCTGAGTGTTATAATGAAAAAGGGTCTGAGGAATTAAAATTTCTTTTTAATAATCAAAAAGGCATTTTTAACAATCCAAAACCTACAGGACTAATAGAATATTTATTAAAATCAGTACAATTAAAAGAGAATGATTATATTTTAGATTTTTTTGCAGGGTCTGGATCAACTTTGCATTCTGTCTTAAAAATGAATGCAACTGGGAATTATAAATTGAATTCTATATCAATTCAAAATTCTGAAAAAAATGCGCAATTAAAAAGTAAATTTAATTTTAATTCTATATTTGAATTGGCTGTTGAAAGAAATAAAAGAGCTATAGAAAAAATATTAAAAGAAAATAGTAAAATTAAAAATATTGATAATTTAGGATTTAAGTGCTTTAAACTTGTGGAACAGAAATTATTTAAATTGTTTAACTACAAGGAAATCATAAATAAAAAAGGGAATTTTCAAGTTAATAAAATTTTTGATCATAAAAGATTAATCTGGGATATTGTATTTTTAGAAAAATTATCGTTAGAATTTAAAGTTTCTATGGATTCTGCTTACATAAATAATGATATTTTTTTAGTTATCGATGAATATACTAATAAAGTACTTTTAATATTTTATGGTGAAAAAATTATAGAAAATTCTCAAAAAATTATAAAAAATATTTATGAAAAATATAGTTCTTGGAATAAGGTAGTTATTTTTCCAGTACATTCTGTTAATTTACAGCAGAGCTTAATTGAAAAAATAGTTTATTTATATAATGTTAAATTTTATGAAGATTAG